In Onthophagus taurus isolate NC chromosome 6, IU_Otau_3.0, whole genome shotgun sequence, a genomic segment contains:
- the LOC111427868 gene encoding neuropeptide CCHamide-2 receptor-like, with translation MDDETQHEIDDKYTPYVERPETYVVPVLFFMIFVVGVLGNGTLVVIFVRHRTMRNIPNTYILSLAMADLLLILTCVPFTSIIYTFESWPWGITLCKISEIVKDVSTGVSVFTLTALSAERYCAIVNPLRRLQTKPLTVFSALIIWLIAILLSIPDGIFSELQENKTAENESIVFCTPFPDNRTTSEYRKYNVATKALIYYLIPLWIIAMFYISMAKRLQASANEIPGELQGQSVSQMKARKHVARMVLCFVFLFFICFLPYHVFFIWYFFNPNMEEDYDSFWHCVKIIGFCMSFINSCVNPVALYCVSGLFRQYFNMYLFCKPFRRLRRTLPSSMENCETSFNSTFRKPLQHTITETQSIHRNMGILFRQNTQDIPVMGVVKNL, from the exons ATGGACGATGAAACGCAGCACGAAATCGACGACAAGTACACCCCTTATGTTGAAAGACCCGAAACGTATGTCGTTCCCGTTTTGTTCTTCATGATATTCGTCGTTGGTGTTCTTGGAAACGGAACTCTTGTCGTTATATTTGTTCGACATAGAACAATGAGAAATATACCAAATAC GTACATATTATCTTTAGCCATGGCagatcttttattaatattaacatgTGTTCCATTtacatcaataatttataCGTTTGAAAGTTGGCCATGGGGTATAACTCTATGTAAAATATCTGAAATAGTTAAAGATGTCTCAACAGGTGTTTCGGTGTTCACTTTAACGGCTTTATCCGCTGAAAGATATTGCGCAATTGTAAATCCTTTAAGAAGATTACAAACAAAACCTTTAACCGTTTTTAGTGCCCTAATAATATGGTTAATTGCGATTTTATTATCGATACCCGACGGGATTTTCTCGGAACTGCAAGAAAATAAAACGGCGGAAAATGAAAGCATCGTCTTTTGTACACCGTTTCCAGATAATCGGACAACATCGGAGTACAGAAAATATAATGTGGCGACGAAAgctttgatttattatttaataccGTTATGGATTATTGCCATGTTTTATATATCTATGGCGAAACGACTTCAGGCCAGCGCAAATGAAATTCCGGGAGAGTTACAGGGTCAAAGTGTTAGCCAAATGAAGGCTAGGAAACATGTTGCAAGAATGGTTCTTTGTTTCGTGTTTT TGTTCTTCATTTGTTTCTTGCCATATCACGTTTTTTTCATTTGGtacttttttaatccaaatatGGAAGAGGATTACGACAGTTTTTGGCATTGCGTTAAAATTATTGGATTTTGCATGAG CTTCATCAATTCATGTGTTAATCCCGTCGCTTTATATTGCGTCAGCGGACTTTTCAGACAGTATTTCAATATGTATTTGTTTTGTAAACCTTTTAGAAGACTAAGAAGAACATTACCGTCATCTATGGAAAATTGTGAAACCAGTTTTAATTCGACATTTCGAAAACCATTGCAG CACACAATAACTGAAACTCAAAGTATTCATAGAAATATGGGAATATTATTCCGTCAAAATACCCAAGATATTCCAGTTATGGGTGTAGTTAAGAATCTctaa
- the LOC139429970 gene encoding uncharacterized protein — MSYKEHVVFLILLLIYQPLFVVNLKCVDVVMNYLEGETVLINFDETLINFTSKGIYSYNHEKFIESKTHKFDNYLIKSKELNILSKVLMKIKSQKYHCKSKYIIFLSNLSWIQEAFDLLWKNQAYKTVIISNESLYLLDYERFDCKNVIYTTTNCEKLYDIRFDLKNCLLKASWHNRPPFTVDVATSKGYSMNIINTISNKYNFKLQLHDVKDKYIKEYGVTYSLNNLRKDFEADLCHIYITSFPELSTSSILNVDITYYIITNSYISMLPKPSVLTEFEMFIHIFTPLEWFLILLTNLSIIIILIKTKNDVIKLIFTVFGLNLNVSAASNFYEGVKLLFAFMLPCYLVLGIYLQSSLNSFRTSPEYEKPIKSFLDIFKTRYPIKIRSFTSDFLKDRGLILPTRNYEIINESIDRVMNNFMKRRDYITEGQDMYLSLYPHLRGEYGTLKLQTFLAGFPVTYCLHVGEQIDFTLRQFHEHGFILKWVSDFQWFIIIRESFVNDSIANNDLERIKLEDILYSFWMLGFGLSLGIVVFIIEIIYKIFKKDK, encoded by the coding sequence ATGTCTTATAAAGAACATgtggtttttttaatactattattaatttatcaacCACTTTTTGTAGTTAACTTAAAATGTGTTGACGTTGTGATGAATTATCTTGAAGGTGAAACggttttaatcaattttgatgaaacattgatcaattttacttcaaaaggAATCTATTCTTATAACCacgaaaaatttattgaatccAAAACCCACAAgtttgataattatttaattaaaagtaaagaactaaatattttatcaaaagtattaatgaaaattaaatcacAAAAGTATCACTGTAAATCGAAATACATCatatttttgagtaatttaAGTTGGATACAAGAAGCTTTTGACTTGCTTTGGAAAAATCAAGCGTATAAAACTGTAATTATATCGAATGAATctctttatttattagattACGAAAGATTTGATTGCAAAAACGTTATTTATACGACAACAAATTGTGAAAAACTTTATGATATAAGGTTTGATTTaaagaattgtttattaaaagcaAGTTGGCATAATCGCCCACCCTTCACAGTCGATGTTGCAACATCAAAAGGATATTCCATGAATATAATCAATACAAtctcaaataaatataactttaaaCTGCAATTACATGATGTTAAAGacaaatatataaaagaaTACGGTGTAACTTATTCTCTCAATAATCTAAGAAAAGATTTTGAAGCAGATTTGTGTCATATTTACATAACAAGCTTTCCAGAATTATCCACATCTTCGATATTAAATGTAGATATAACATATTATATCATAACAAACAGTTATATTTCGATGCTTCCAAAACCATCCGTTTTAACGGAATTTGAGATGTTTATTCACATTTTTACACCACTCGAATggtttttaattcttttaacaaACTTaagtataataattattttaataaaaacaaaaaatgatgtaataaagttaatttttactgtttttggattaaatttaaacgtttCAGCAGCGAGTAATTTCTACGAAGGcgtaaaacttttatttgcaTTTATGTTACCATGTTATTTAGTTCTTGGAATTTATTTGCAAAGTAGTTTAAACAGTTTTCGAACGAGTCCAGAATACGAAAAACcgataaaatcatttctaGATATCTTCAAAACGCGATACCCCATCAAAATAAGAAGTTTTACAtccgattttttaaaagatcgtGGATTAATTTTACCCACGCGCAATTATGAGATTATCAATGAAAGCATTGATCGtgttatgaacaattttatgaaacgaaGGGATTATATAACTGAAGGTCAGGATATGTATTTGTCATTATATCCCCATCTTCGGGGTGAATATGGTACTTTGAAACTACAAACTTTTCTGGCTGGATTTCCGGTCACATATTGTCTTCATGTTGGTGAACAAATCGACTTTACTCTTCGTCAATTTCACGAACATGGATTTATATTGAAATGGGTGTCTGACTTTCAATGGTTTATTATAATTCGAGAAAGTTTTGTGAATGATTCAATAGCAAACAACGATTTAGAGAGGATTAAATTAGAAGACATTCTATATTCTTTTTGGATGTTAGGATTTGGATTGAGTTTAGGGATTGTAGtgtttattattgaaattatttataaaatttttaaaaaagataaataa